A region of the Desulfovibrio sp. Huiquan2017 genome:
AGCCGGGCGACGAAGTCGGCCGCAGCCACGGCCGCCTCGGCCTGCCCGGCGACCACGCCCTTGAGGATGTCGTTGAAGGTCTTGACGCAGGAGTTGAAACGCTTTTCGCACACGGCGATGCGCTCTTTTTTTTGTTTCAACCGCCGGGTCCGCTCCTTTTTGATCGCCCAGAGATGGTCGATGACCTCGCGCGGGGCGGCCTTTCCGGAGAGGGGGGCCGTTGCGCCCGGCCTGTCCGGGGTCGAGGGCAAGACATCGGATTTTTCCGGGATGCATGTCACGTGGGTGATGCCCAACCCCTTGATCAGGGCGATCTGGTCCGCGTCCTTGATCTTGAAGTTGCTGAACAGGAAAGGATGCTCAAACCAACCGGTCTTTTCCAGCCGGATGAAAACCCCCGGTCGAAGCTGATCCACCGAGATGCGGTATTCGGGCATGCTGCGCTCCATCATGATGGGCCAGCATACAGCATAGTCAAGTATCCGACAACCGTTAATGAATGAATCGACTGCTTCAACCAGCTGATTAATAAAGGGTTCATAAATCAATTTTTCGTTATCGGAGAAAAGGCGGCAAACCGTCCCGGGAGCGGCCGCCGCCCCCGCCGGAAAAGCATTGCCAAGAGAAGTGAAATGGTTTAGTTGATATTTAATCGGGTGTTTTCCACATTCTTTCTTGCCGGAAAAATTGAATTTAAGGCGGTTTGACGTATGCCGAGGAAGACTGGCCCTGAGAGATGGTTCCCGGTCGTTTTTTTTGCCCTGCTCTTTTTTTTCGCCGCCACGGCCGGACTGGTCTACTTCCAGACCGACCTGTTCCGGGGCCATGCCTCCGGGTACGGTCTGTCCGGCTTGGTGTCGGTTCGGGGATCGGTCCCCCTCGAACAGCTCGCCCTGACGGATCAGGAGATCGGCATCATCAACCGGACCGTGCAAAAATACCACGACACCTTCATTCGGATGGATCTCGTCGTGGACACCCTGGACGATGTGGACAAGATCACCCCGAAGACCATCCTCGTCTTTGCCGTGGAGCTTCAGACCAAGGGCGATCTCGTGGTCAAGTCCTGGAACCGCAAGGTCCCGCGCGGCAAGATGATTCCCCAGATCGCGGCCTACGTGGACAAGGCCGCGCGGGAATACGGGGAGTTCAAGCGGTTCCCCGACGTCAAGCAGAATTTCAAGACCCTGTACATTTAGTCGCCGATCTCCGGTGCGGACGGGGAAGCCCCGGGATCACATCCGGCGGACGGTCGGTTTCATGTGGAGCAGCGATTCTGGCAAAACGTGTATCGTTTTTGCGATTTTTTTGTTGCAATGCCCTGTATTCTGTGCTTTCAGTACGTAGCCTCCGCTGTCTTCAACCGTAGGCGATCCGCTTCCATAGCCCGTAGTTACGGGGGGCGGTCTCCTGCATACCCCACGGACTTCACGGCATGCACAGCATCCGCATCTCCCTGTTCCTTCTGGCTCTGTTGCTCTGTGCGGCGGGTTCGGCCCGGGCGCAGGGAAAGCCTGTGGTCTATTGGCCATATTTCAACCTTCCGCCCCAATTCATCGTGAACGGGGGCGGTCCCCAGGGCATGGGCATCGACGTGGCCAGGGCGTTGCAGCGGGAGTTGCCCGAGTACGAGCACGTCTTCATCTTGGCCAGCCCGCACCGTATTGACGAGGAGCTGCGCTCCGGCCGGGCGCGGCTGGTGGTCACCGGCCTGGTCCGGACGGCGGAACGCGAAGCCTACGCCCTGTATTCGGATGTTCCGTGCCGGATGATCTTTCCCATGATGGTCGTCATGCGCCGGGGGGACGGCCGCCGCCTGGCCCCCGATGGCTCGGTTTCGCTGACCGGGCTGGCCGTCGACGGCGACCTTTCCTACGGCTACGTTCCGGGCGTCAACTGCGGCGCCTTCGCACCGTTCGTGGCCTCGCTGACGTCCAAGGCGGCCTCGCCGCGCGCCTATGCGGCCCACGACGTGGCCCAGTTGCTGGACATGCTGGCCGCACGGCGGGTCGACTGGTTCGTGCACGATGCCCTGAGCATCTGGTATGCCGCCACGAAACTCGGCATGCGGGACCGTATAGCGGTGGTCCGGGCCGATGAATGCCCTTCGAACTCGTTCCCCGGTTACTTCGCCTGCCCCCGCACCGCCCAGGGGGCTGAACTGATGGCCTGCATCAACCGAGCCATGGTCCGGCTGGTGGCCTCGCAGGAACTGTACAGCGCTCTCAAAGGGTGGGTCCCCGGCGAGTTCGGCGACGCCTTCAACCGTACCTACGCCGAGTGCGTCCTGTCCGGGAAGCATCTGACCTCCTGCCACGTGGGTTGCCGCCGGGCCACCGTCAACGCCCGTTGAAACGCGAACCGGCCGGACAAGGGGCGTCCGGCCGGGGCGTTGCGTGACGGCAGGGACTATTCCGTCAGGTTCCGCTTCATTTCGTCATACTGGGCCTTGTCTATCTCTCCTGCGGCATAGCGCCGTTTGAGGATGTCCAAGGGCGTTTCGCGGTCCTTGTCCCGATCGCCGTCTCTGTTGGCGGTCCTTTTCAGGACCATGGCCAGGACAACGACGAGTGCGACCAGCAGCAGGATCATGAACAGGCTGCCGAAGGGCGAGTACATCATATGCCCGCCCCACGAGTTGGGTCCGCTTCCGTTGTACATGGGTTGCTGTGCGGTCAAGAGAAGAAGGGTGTCGGTCATGGCGTTTTCCGCCACGGCCTTACTGCGTCCCGCCGTAGCCGGGTCTGCCGCCCCGATGCCACGGGCCGTCCATCATGCCGCCGTCCATCATGCCGCCGTGCATCATATCCAAGCCGTAATAGGAGATGCCGCTTTCGCGCAGGTCCACGAGCATGTCCACCCGCATGGCATAGGCCTGGGCGGAGAGCTTGCCGATTTCCGCGGCCAGGGCCTTGGCTTGACCCCGGTCGATCTTTTCCTGGGCCAGAACGGCGTTCAATTGCGCGCGCTTCGACCACATCTCGCTGGAAAGCTTGGCGAGCCCGGCCTGGTATTTGGCGGCGATATCCTGATACGCCTTCTGCTGTTCCGGGGTGAGTTGATAGTTGTTCCAGCCGCCGTAGCCGGGGCCGCCCATCATGCCGTAGCCGGGGCCGCCCATCATGCCGTAGCCGGGCCCGCCGCCCATCATGCCGCCGCCGGGTCCCAT
Encoded here:
- a CDS encoding SHOCT domain-containing protein is translated as MTDTLLLLTAQQPMYNGSGPNSWGGHMMYSPFGSLFMILLLVALVVVLAMVLKRTANRDGDRDKDRETPLDILKRRYAAGEIDKAQYDEMKRNLTE
- a CDS encoding periplasmic heavy metal sensor, whose amino-acid sequence is MKNRITTIACLAFVLLFAVTASAQMGMGPGGGMMGGGPGYGMMGGPGYGMMGGPGYGGWNNYQLTPEQQKAYQDIAAKYQAGLAKLSSEMWSKRAQLNAVLAQEKIDRGQAKALAAEIGKLSAQAYAMRVDMLVDLRESGISYYGLDMMHGGMMDGGMMDGPWHRGGRPGYGGTQ
- a CDS encoding transporter substrate-binding domain-containing protein — protein: MHSIRISLFLLALLLCAAGSARAQGKPVVYWPYFNLPPQFIVNGGGPQGMGIDVARALQRELPEYEHVFILASPHRIDEELRSGRARLVVTGLVRTAEREAYALYSDVPCRMIFPMMVVMRRGDGRRLAPDGSVSLTGLAVDGDLSYGYVPGVNCGAFAPFVASLTSKAASPRAYAAHDVAQLLDMLAARRVDWFVHDALSIWYAATKLGMRDRIAVVRADECPSNSFPGYFACPRTAQGAELMACINRAMVRLVASQELYSALKGWVPGEFGDAFNRTYAECVLSGKHLTSCHVGCRRATVNAR